The sequence aaaaccaatacaaACCCTATTGAATGTCTGTTAGGATCCCTGGTTTCATCCATATGACATTCTATAGAACTTTTCCCATAGGATACTATACAACTACCTCAACTCTCAGGCCTTATTGACGTTAGGATCTGGAAGGTGTTAGCTACCACGCATTAACACCCTACTATACACAGGGCAGTACATCTTTTAAGATGTGTTAAACTGGTCAAGTGAAAGCCTACGTAGGACCCTCAGTTTTAACAGTGCATTGGCTACACTAGACCGTTCACATGTGTTAGCTAACACCTTCCAAATCCTACTTTAGACAGGCCGAGAGCATAAGTAACTTTCCACTTCCACTGAATGCCAAATTGGTGCTCCTTTAGTACTTATCCAGTTTCTGATCAATTTATACCCAAGGAACAACTCACACCACCACTTAAATAACTTATTAGTGCTGGAACTACAAAGCAGAAGTTCTTGGCTCCCAGCCCATGTTCAATCTACCAGAACATACTGTCTCTCACATGGAATTCTCATTGCAAGTTACGTACTTGATGCTAAGTCACTTGGTGAAGTTCTCTGGGTTTTGTTATGCAGGagggtcctttctggccttaaaaatacATGACTCTGAATCTTTTTTTCAGTGACTCTTCAAAGAGAAACATTTCCCCAgtaaaatctaaatgaaaaataattatgcCCAATGTAAGTCTCCAGCGGGATGTGGGAGTGCGGGGGAGAGAAGAACCATTAGTaatttaattcattttgtgcAGGAGTCGGGGCACACAATGAGCACATCATCAAATTGCAGTTAGATCACCCAGTTCCCCTCAGCACTGTCTACACACAGCATGTTGTAATTAATCGCTCTCAAAGATGAAAACTGCAACTCACCAAATACAGCAATTGTTCCCAGGATCTACTATTTCCTGATCCTCAAATataaagatctacaacctatcctgaaggacgacccatcactctcacagatcttgggaaacaggccagtccttgcttacagacaaatattcagcaaatattcaccagcaaccacacaccacacaacaaaaacactaacccaggaacctatcctggcaacgaagcccattgccaactgtacccacaaatctattcaggggacactatcatagggcctaatcacatcagccacactatcaaaggctcattcacctgcacatctaccaatgcccctctgccatgtacattggccaaaccggacagtctctacgtaaaagaataaatggacacaaatcagatgtcaagaattataacattcaaaaaccagtcagagaacacttcaatctccccggtcactcaattacagacctaaaagtcgcaatactacaacaacaaaaaaaaaccttcgaaaacagactccaacgagagactgctgaattggatttaatttgcaaactggacaccattaaattaggctagaataaaaatggaatgtatgggtcattacacacagtaaaactatttccccatgcttattccatccccccccccactgttactctcaccttcttgtcaattgttggaaatgggccatcctgattatcactacaaaagtttttttcttctgctgataatagctcaccttaattgatcactctcattatagtgtgtacagcaacacccattttttcatgctctctctgtgtgtatatctatatctagatcttcctactgtattttctactgcatgcatctgatgaagtggattttagcccatgaaagcttatgctcaaatacatttgttagtctctaaagtgccacaaacaCGCCtcgttctttttgtttttcagactaacacagctaccactctgaaacctattttattactgttattcCCACCCTAACATGTTATGTTTATGGTGTCTGGCTTTGTGTTGCTTGGCcttgcagctttgacaagttGTAAAATTGCATCATTCTATAATTCTGCTGGCGATCCCATGCAGCGTATGGTATTTGGAAAAGTATAGAAGTTGAAAGCCATTTAGCTTTTTGTACTTTTTgttgtctggtttttttttaggaaaatcattaaaaaattaattacaaaaaaaaaatacccccgCCAACAAAACCAGGGTTGATGGTCTCAACACAGTAGCCTCGAGTGGGCATGGAGACGGAACTATCTTTCACACTACAGATATAAATCCTATAAACCAGGATTGAGGTATATAATTAGAGGAATGCAGGGAGCTTGAAGTTTGTGGCTATATAATTTCAGTCTCTAGAACTGTTAGCTTCGGACATGCTATAATCTCACTTCACAAAAATTCAAACTGAGAACAGTGGGGAAAAATTAAGGAAACCACTCCTCACTGCAAGAGGCTATCAGAACAAGAGACCCTTTAAGGCTTTATATTGTCAGAAAGAAGTGCGCAAGTGGTTTGGTTAGTCACTCACCACTCTGCTATCAGCACCTCAATTCCCATACCAGGTCCTGCTCTCATCCTCCAGTCATTCCTGTGTATTAGCAACAGCAGATGCTAGCAGGAGACGGAGATCAGCAAATGAACGGCTCAGAATGATTGCAAAAAGTACAGAAGGAAATGGCCATAGACCACAGGAAACACACAGACTGACCCTGATAGGGGGCCCAGGGATGACAGTACAGTGTAAATATATACAGATGTCCATGTTATAAATTGGTAACAATCTCATTTTAACTCACCCAGTTCCTAGTTACAGTTTTTTAAccacaaaggaaaggaaaggaaaacaaaaacaaaaaaacccccaaaaccaaaacaaaaagaaacccaATAGGACTGGCCCTTCTGAAACTATTTTTCGACCCCTTCAAGTAGCTCCTCAGTAAAAGCTGTGTTTAATAGCAATTATGGAAATTCTACTCTAAATAGTCTGCATGATGTACATAAAATTAAAGAGGGCGTTATTTAATAGGATTAGTTTTGGAAATGTGTACAGTTTCTGTGGATTGCCATTACAAATTCCTCCCTGAATTCCCTTAAGTAAATTCATTTGCTAATGGAAATGGCAGCTCAAATCCTGTAAAAAggacacaaacttttttttaaaggaatctaTGGGGGACTCACTGCAGAGATGCACAGCAGTAAATTAATCCTTCCATTAATAACCAGATTTTTATGATGCAGAGTTTCTTTTTGCAGACCTTTTTTTGATCACAGAGGTAGCTGCAGCCTAAAAAGAGGTAAAATAATGCTCGCTGTGCTTTAAAACTACTGTGGTAGCAACAACAGTGCATAGCACAAGACAAACTTCTTTTGGTCAGATATCCATTTGTAATCAAGTTCAGTTGCTTCAAAGAATGAGCATTTGCCATTTCactgtgattaatttttctgaatgaaaataaGGTTACTCGAAATAATAGAAAGGAGAACGTGCACAGATCCCTTAGGGGAGCTGTGACTCAgacagcagcaaccagggccagatttagggtCAGGCGACCCAGGTGACCCGCCTGGGGTGCTGTACAGTattaaaaagtttaacaaatggagtgGGGAGGTGCCAAACACACTCCTTGCCTGGGGCACAATTTGGTCCAGGGCCAGCCCTGGCAGCAACCATGGCACACCACAGTCCCAAAGCTTCTGTCTCGTGCAGTGGGGACAGTGAAAGGTGGAACATGGATGGAATGTGCCAGCTAAGCACAGCTATTATTCTAAGAGTTTTCCAAGCAATACCTTAATCGTTGGGTGGCAATTATCTCGATTTTACATAtgcagaaactgaagcacagaaaagtTATATAACTTGCTCAAAGTTTCCCAAGGAGTCACTATTTGATCCTGGAATGTAACCTAGAAGTTCTAATGCCTGGGCATCCACTCTAACCACTAAGGGAAAACTGACTCTCATGGTAACATTTAGGTCCAAACTTTCACTGGGCTACGAACCTGGGGTACCTAACTTGGGATGCgtagggcctgatttgcagaggtggCAAGCATCCGTAACTCTAGCCCAAGTCAACTGATGCTCCGCATCTCTAAATGTCAGCACCTAAGGTCACTCAAGTTGGGCATTCAAAATCTGAGCCTTAATAACCAATCCAAAACAGAAACTAGTGCCTGCAGTAGATACTGCTTGGTCCTCGTGTACAGACGTACTCAGAGCAGGAGATATTTCTGGTAAGCTAAGAAAAAGGCATTATTACGCAATAATGCTTCATTAGGCTATCCATAAAATCTCCTCCTGAAGTGCCTATGTCTCAGAGAAGTGTAACCACATGTAGGAGCAGAAGAGAATCAACTATGTGAACAAGTGATGGACATTAGTCTGGGAATTGGTACCGTGCCCTTATAACTCACCCCACAAGTGATCTGCATTCCTGGCCAAATTAACAAGATCCAGGTAGCATGGAGCTGCTCCACCGTTACCTGAAATTCCATGCCCGGTGCTATGGGGCAAGTGGCAGGTCAGGTCCCCCAGCTCATGTTATTGATAAAAATTCTAGGCTGCACAAGCGCAATGATGTCAGCCTCATTCCACCATCCTTACTTCTGACAATCATCAACCAAAAAGCTTCTCCCTCCAGTCCTGACCAACCGTCTCTTTCCTCACCTCCCTGTGGTGCGGAGGAGCTACTTACTGCCAtcactcccttctccctctcatCACCACTGCCTCCTGCCCTCAACTTTCATACTTGGCCAAAGTGCAGACCcaccagaggagcagcagcactaCGTGTTAAATCCTCATTGACTTTCATCACCCCACTCCGTCAATAGCTGGGAGTGCTTGCGAAGCGAACAGGTGCATTGTGTGCTGTGCTCCCATGATGCCACTAGGACTAAGAGAGGGATGAACATCGGTGGTCTGATCCTAAGCCAACAAGAATACGTACATTTCGAGACTTTTCTCCACTATCGTTAACATTTTTCTCCTGCGTCCACCTCAGAATACAACATGGTCTGGATGAACGAGCACAGAACTGGTTCTCTATACTAATCCTGGTCCTGCTagtgactccctgtgtgaccttgggaaagtcattttaccccacctcagtttccccattggtaaagCGTGGACAGTACCTATCTGCGTATTTCACAGGGATGCTATGAAAATTAAATTAGCCAGTAATTGCACAGctctttgaacatgtaaagtattattattgaCCTTCTTTTGCCTCTTTTCTCCTCTCAGTCTGCCATTGGCTGCAACTGCACTGATCCCATGGTTGCTCCAGTCCCAGCACATTGTGCCCACACAGCAGGGAAATTAAGTGAAACTTAATGATAATAAGTCTCACCTTGCCTTGGAACTGGTGCAAGAGTACAGAGAAGAGAAGCAAGGATCCAGCTGTATTTCCACTCCCGCAGGGTAAGGGCAACAATTAGGGCAGCATAAGAACCCTATGTTGTTGGGGTGAAAGAAGGCATACATGGGAGTGGAACTCTCTGGTCTCAGGCATGAGTTTTCACAACCTCTGCTATTGCATCCCTGTTCTCACAACATATGTGCACTTTGACCAGAGAGGAGAACAGTCACGCCAGGCCCAGAAGCGTTTGGCTCAAGTATTATAGAATGCAAagctattttacagatgaacCAGAAGGCTGAGACCCAAGTTTGGGGTTCTGCGGGCTTCCTGCAGCCATGGATTGTGTCTCTTGACCCACAAATGTGAAGGGAGATACATTTGCATTTCTGCTTTATGGGCTCAGTTTTACCTGCCTGGGGAAATACTCATAGATGGCAACAACTGCTCCAGAGAACTGTGTGGAGTTCACCTcagagattcctttgtaactaaCCCAATAGAGGAGGTTGCTGTGCAGGCCCAAGGATAAAGTATGTCTGTCTGAGTCTATCTTCCACCCATGGTGCCTAGGGATCCAGGAGAAAGGAAACTCCCAGTCCAACGGcagctcaggctccagctgtgCTGCTACTCTGTTCTCTCAACACCCCATGCTGGAGCAAAACCCTCCTCGAAGGAGTGCAGTGCAGGACTACCTTGGCTGTGGTTACTCCCTCAGCTCGCACTGGAGGGCAGGCACAAAGCTTGATTTGCAGAGGCGCTGAGCACTGGCGGGTCTCATTTACATCAGAGTTGTGCTTGGCACCTCAGACTTTCAGAGCCACGTGATAAGCAGCagcctctttcctctcccagaATGTTGTCTTCCCCAGTGCAAGACACAAACTGGAGCTGGTTgctgggaggaggaagctggCTGGGGGGTATTATGGATCCCCTTGTTTGTTTGACTTTCATCCTGGAATGGACTGAAAATGATAGGACTTGGCACTGTCCCACAGAGCTCTGAGAGGTTTGCCCTGGACTAGGCAGTGGGGAATCCATCTCCCAGACACCGCTAACGGCTTTTATTAACAAGGAGGTGGCTCTGGAAATTTAACTACGTAGATGAGGATAACGAGAAGATTCCTCTCATCGGACCAACAAATAATTCATAATCCACAAGCTTTCAGGACAAAAAGTTCCTCCGGTCACTTCTTCCAAAGAAGGAGATTATTAGCACTGAAAGTTTGGGTATTATAGACTATTTCTTGGTTCAATAAAAGCTGTCAACATGTTATCTGCCTCTCCCAAAGCCACAGAATTGACCATAAATATTTTCTGCACATATAAACAAAGTCACTGATATTACCAAAGGGAAGTGAAACACTGGAACGAGCCATCACACAACCACGGTACAACAAAGCCCACATACATTTCAGTGAAAGTTCAAAAATCAAGGAGACCTGGAGAAATCAAAGCCACTTCCCACTGCTCATAAAATGAGGCACAGCTTCCTTTGAAACCTGCCTTCTTCCTGCTGTGCGATAAACTAGAGGAGTTTAGATTACAGCCTGTAACCTCCATCTTTCATACCGATATGCAatgagaggaaaggaagagggaCAAGCCTCTGGAACACAAACCCACAACAAGTCTGCCCACCCACATGATGATCAGAGCTGGACAGTCGGCAATCCAAAGGTCAGCAGAGCTTACTGATATTTGCAATCTTGCTACATGCTCTCACCTCCCAACAAACCCTTCTAAACTAAGCCAGCCTGCGTAATCTTCTAACCACTTGATTTCAGTATCGCCCTCCCCTTGCTACTCCTTACCTCACTTAAGCCAGATCTTTTCTGAACCTCACGCTGATAAACACGACGTTCCCTTATCCCTTAGGATAATCACACAGCTTTGCGATTTGCAAGAagttagaaataataaaaagaaattgtTAAATCAAACTTCCTCTAAAGTGCAGTTCTACCTTGAAAAGTGACTAAGGAAAAATGTCGCATCCACAGTTAGCAGCATCAGTAGCCATCATAAAGACTTGGGCACAGAtaagatttggatttttttttccctccagaggATAGCTGCTCACTTTCCTCACTCTTCGTCTTTTCATGGGGGGGGACAGGAGCGGGGGCAAAGGGACCATGGGTAACAGTCCACACTGtgatcctgattctccactgccttgtactATGCACAGCCATTAGagaagtggatgtaaaatgccaCCATCCTGATTAGGTAGCTTTTTATGCCCACTTTGTATAGGTGTCAATGGCTACTTAAGGTGCAAGGGAGTGAAGGTTCAGACCTGATTGGCCTCAGATAGGCTACTATGCTATTATTGCCCTTGCTGTTGCCACCCCTAAATAATTAAGCTAAATGGCTTACCAGGGCTGAGTGGCTGGGCtgaaaagattttaattttttttttttttaaagcaagcaaTCATTTCATCTTTTGACGTGCTACTCCTGTGGAATGCCTGACATCTCCCCAGCAGCACTCCAGAGTCTAACACTCTGAGTTCAAGAGCCATTACTATTAGGAAAAGAAGTGGAGCATTCCAGGCATACAGAGTGAAATACGGTTTATGGCTCTAGGCTTTGCTTGGACTCACCCACACTAGTAGGAAATATGTCCTCATTGTTGATCTGCACCTCGATCCAGTCCATGAGAAGGTTCATATACTGGGGTGCTGGCAATGCAGTGGGCTTCTTGTACTTCAAGTCATCCTGCCACCGGTACTCATACTTAGGGCCCCCAGACATCACCGGGCAGGTCCTCTCTGTGCAGAACTCACAGATAGTTCCATAGATCAGGTTGATCCTGTTGAAAAAGTCAACCACGTGAACTGCCACCCAGTCATTTAGGTCTTCTCCACTGGGCAGCTGCACAGCTGCTTTCAGGTCCACTCCCGAGTTCAGTGAGGCCTGTGCTCGTTTATGGAGCTCAAACCTCTGGGTCCCAGGTTCAAATTTGCGTTTGGGACGGAAGGTCTTGTCCTTATTAAAAACTTGCTTGAGGGCTATGGACATGTCTGGTAATTTTCTGCCTTCTATCAATTGGAAAGATTTAACGTATATATCCAAAGCGAAGACTTTCCTGTCGCAGGTCCCACTGTCGTCACACAAATTGTTGTCAATGTCTATGCAGTCCaccagctcttcctcttgaaagcCCAGAAGACCTCATGTTCCTAAAGACATGAAAAGGTATGTTAGTGTTAAGCCCAGTTCGGGCCTTGTCAATTTGCTACTGTTTTATCATCACACTCAAAACCACGGGAAGCATATTTTTGGGAAGCTGAAAAGCAAATTTCCAAAAGATatcagccaaaattttcaaaagtgactaggtaTTTTCGGTGCCTCCATTTTTTAGTGCTCATTGTGAAAacccttaaaggggcctgatcttCAGCATGCACTGAATAGCTGACCACTTTAaaatgtctcaaattgggcacccaaatcccGAGGCTctaaaaatcactagtcattagCAAAAGGGGAACGAAATGTGTCATGTATAATATATTCCCAGGCTCTTATTGCATCCATAATTTGGGAACATACCTTTCAGTTGTGCTTAATTTTACAGTGATCATGTCtcctttatttataaatttaacCAAGAGTAATATTGTATCTCAGTTTAGAATGTAGTGTCTAATTGTTCATAAACAACACACAGTATCTATACAAAATCTTAATGATAAATCCATGCTCTCCTTTCTGTGTCTACAGATTACAAGTATGCATTTGCAGTATTTGCTGAActctgtatttttaataagtgAGCCTAATCATTTTACATATCCTTTAGGATCTTATGAGGTGAAACCTATACGACTGTATAGAaataattcttaaaatgtgtACAATGAATGGAGAATTACATCCTTTATATTGCTCTTTTGAACCATTCTATGTAACTCTATAGCACAGtcttaattttctattaaattttttactgtggtttaaaaaaaaatctatgaaaagatTGTCACTTTCTAGAAAACTCTGTAGGACTTCTCCACAAGAGAATGCTACGCATATTGGTCCCCAAGAGTTTGTGGTGTGTTTTCTGAATAGGTCTGACAGGACAACATTTATGGTTTTCATAGTTAGCCTGAGGGAGAAATTATTCCTCCCATAACTGCGTTCTATGTACGTGTGCCCAGGGATTATCATCATAAGTAAATGAAGCATAGTAATAGCTGATGTGGTGGTTAGTAGCTaatttaatgggagttttccttGAGTAACAAGTAAGGGCTTTACAAATAAATCTCTAGACAGGGGGCATTTCATGCAGTGTGTTATTCAAATACAACAACAGGCTTCAAATATGCATAGAACTACAAAACTCTTGTACCATTAACTTCTAATGAATTCTCTTTAGGGGATTATACTGTTCCACTGTTTTCCTCAAGACATACACACAAAAATTTTGCTAGATTGCATGTGCAAAGCACTAAATCTACATTCTTCTGAAAATTATCTCCCAGGCCTTTGCCAACTGGGTAGGAGGAGAAAGCAAATACCCTCCCCGCCTTTTCTAACAACAGCAGGATACCAACAGAGACCTCGACAGACAGCAATCTGGTGTGTGAGGTATCCTCTCCATAATGGAGCATTTATAgccataaagaaaacaaaaatagtcAGAGATTGGTGTCCTGCCAATTTGTCAGCGAGACCAGCTAAGCAAC is a genomic window of Dermochelys coriacea isolate rDerCor1 chromosome 5, rDerCor1.pri.v4, whole genome shotgun sequence containing:
- the MOB3B gene encoding MOB kinase activator 3B; translation: MSIALKQVFNKDKTFRPKRKFEPGTQRFELHKRAQASLNSGVDLKAAVQLPSGEDLNDWVAVHVVDFFNRINLIYGTICEFCTERTCPVMSGGPKYEYRWQDDLKYKKPTALPAPQYMNLLMDWIEVQINNEDIFPTSVGVPFPKNFLQICKKILCRLFRVFVHVYIHHFDRIIIMGAEAHVNTCYKHFYYFVTELNVIDRKELEPLKEMTTRMCH